TGAACTGGGCGCTCGTAGCTACGATTCGGAATCTTTCCTGGATGGACAACCTGCTGTCGGCTTGCCCATTTATCAGCTTCCGGGAGCTAATGCATTCGAAACGGCTCAACTCGTGCGTAATACGATGAAAAAGCTGGAGGCGAATTTCCCCGAAGGCATTAAGTACGCCATCGTTTTCGATCCCACCGTCGCCGTGGAGGCCTCGGTGGCTGAGGTGGTCAAGACGCTCATCGAAGCCTTGGTTCTAGTCGCCATCGTGGTCATGGTTTTCCTGCAGAATTGGCGGGCTGCGGTGATCCCGATGCTGGCCGTGCCGGTGGCCTTGATAGGAACCTTGGCCGCCATGTACGTCCTCGGTTACAGCATTAATAACCTGACGCTGTTTGGCATGGTACTCGCCATTGGTATTGTGGTCGATGATGCCATCGTTGTCGTGGAAGCGGTCGAATTTCACATGGCCCGGGGCATGACACCTCTCGCCGCGACCCAACTCGCCATGCAGGAAGTATCCGGCGCTATTATTGGGGTCTCACTCGTATTAGTCGCCGTCTTCGTTCCATCGCTTTTGATCCCGGGCATTACCGGTTTGTTCTTCAAGCAATTTGCCGTCGTCGTCGCCGTTTCGACGCTTTTGTCCGCTTTTAACTCTTTGACGCTGAGCCCGGCTCTTTGCCCCTTGTTGCTGAAGCCGCATGGTCATCCGCCCGCAGAATCCGAAGAATCTCACGCGGCTACTACCCCTGCTCGCCGAATGGATGCACTTCCCGCATTCGGGGTGTCGCTGATCGTTGGATTAATAGCCGCTCACTTTTTTGGGGATGTACTGGGCGGACTATTACCAAAGACATGGTCGCATTTCACCAAGGAAATCGTTGTCTTCCTGATCGCGATGATTCCCGGTTACTTCTCGACCCAGGCGGTGAACTGGCTCCTCTCGTGGTTCTTTCTCTACTTCAATTGGGGTTTCGACAAGACTATTGAAGGTTACGGCTGGTCCGTCAACAGGATGATTCGCCTGTCGCTGATCATGATGGTTGTTTATGTCGGCCTGATCGGCATGACTATTCGCGGTTTTTCGCGAGTGCCGGCCGGATTCATCCCTCAGCAGGATCAAGGCTATCTGGTAGTGAATATTCAATTGCCGGACGGGGCCAGTGTGGAGCGTTCGCGCCGAGTTATCGAGAAATTGAACGATATCTGCCTCGGTCCTGCACTTCCCGATGGCACGCGCGATCGAAGCCAGGGCATCAAGGGCATTCAAAACGTCATCGGGCTGGCCGGTTTCTCGATTTTCGCCACTGCCAATATTTCAAACACCGGCGGCGCCTATATCACTCTCGATCCGTTCGAAGATCGCAAGGGTCTGCATGCGGATGCGATCATGAACGAGTTGAATAAGAAACTCTCCCAGATCGAGGAAGGCTCGGCCACCGCGTTCGGAGCTCCTCCGATCATGGGCCTCGGTAATGCGGGTGGTTTCAAGATGCAGATCCAGGACCGCCAGAACTATGGCTTGGGCGTACTGGAGGGAATGACTTGGAATCTGGCTTTCGCCGCCATGAAAGAGCCGGGTATCCCCTCGGCCTTTAGTACGTTCCGCGCCAGTTCGCCACAGCTGAATGTGAAGATTGATGCCGACCGGGCCTTCAAGCTCGGCGTCTCGGACAAGGATGTTAAGGACGCTCTGCAGGTCTACCTCGGCTCGGCGTACGTCAACGATATCACACTGCTAAACCGCAACTGGCAGGTCAACGTGCAGGCCGATTCGAGCTTCCGCGACCAGGAAGAAGATATCTACAAGCTCAAAGTTCGCAATTCCAAAGGCGACATGGTGCCGTTGGCCGCCTTGGTGAAAGTTGAGCGAATACAGGGACCCAGTAAGGTGAACCGTTACAACATGTACCCGGCCGCCGACTTGAGTGGGTTTACTATCCCGACGATAATTACCACCGGGCAGGCCTTGGATCGCATGGAACAAATCGCCAAACGCGATCTGCCGCCGAACATGACCTACGAATGGACCGACATGGCTTACCAGCAGGTCCAGGCCGCCAATACCAAAGTTCAAATTCCCGGCGTCTTCACCTTCCAGGGGGATTCGACTGTCATCGTTTTCGGATTGAGCACCCTGCTCGCCTTTCTGGTGATGGCCTATATTTACGAGAGTTTTCTGCTTCCGCTGTCGGTCGTTTTAATTGTCCCGATGTGTCTGTTCTCGGCCGTTATCGGTCTGGGTATCGCCCGGCTCGATTTGAACATCTTCACTCAGATCGGCTTGGTAGTTCTGGTCGGTCTGGCCAGCAAGAATGCGATTCTGATCGTCGAATTCGCCAAGCAGAAACGAGAAGAAGGCAAGCCGCGCTGGGAAGCCGCTCTTCAAGCGGCCAAATTACGACTGAGACCGATTTTGATGACTTCGTTCGCCTTCATTCTCGGCGTGGTGCCATTAGTGATTGCAGAAGGGGCGGGGGCCGAAATGCGTCGGGCGTTGGGAACGGCCGTCTTTTCCGGGATGATCGGCGTGACCATTTTCGGGATCTTCTTTACCCCTGTCTTCTATGTGTTGATGCAACGCCTTCGCGATCGATAGATTCCCACATTTCTTTTTCGATCCTTCGAATTTTTTCGAAGGATCGCGACTTCCCGCGACAATATATCTGCATATCGGATTTCTTCCCTCAGAGAGGCCGCATGCGCGATCCGTCGCAAATCCAACGCGAAGCCTTTCTGCGTCAAGCCGTGCTGCGCGGCGACGAAGCCGCCTGGAAAGTCCTTTACGATGATTCGTTCGTCCTGCTGGAACGATATATCCTCTGGCGCTGTGGCCAGCGCCGCGACTGGGCCGAGGAAATCGTTCAGGAGACCTGGCTGATCGCCGTTCGCAAAATCCGCGAGTTCGATCAGCAGCAGGCTCAGTTTGCGAGATGGCTTTCGGGTATCGCGGGAAATCTACTGCGGAACCAGCTTCGCAAATGGCTGAAAGATGTTAAACGGCGTTCTCCTTTGATCGATGAAGCACGGGAGGACAGCCCCGTCGAGAATGACGGTGAGCGAATCGCCCTGGCGTTATCCGAATTGTCCGAGCGGAATGAGCGAGTGCTGAAGCAGAAATATCTGGAGCAACTAACTGTGGAGCAGATTGCCAGCGACTGGGGAGAAACGCCCAAGGCGATTGAATCCTTGCTAACTCGAGC
The genomic region above belongs to Telmatocola sphagniphila and contains:
- a CDS encoding efflux RND transporter permease subunit; its protein translation is MFAQFFIVRPVAAIVLALMTVLVGVLALTALPISQYPDVVPPQVVITAAYPGQNAQKVSLEVAAPIEEQINGVEGMLYMESQCTNDGAMRLTCTFKVGTNPDMAQVLVQNRVAIALPKVPDVVRNIGVVTKKQSTAILLVVNIFSDRDPKTGQFVKDQLEVSNFARLQVKDELARLNGVGDVSMFGEREYSMRIWLDPNKMADYSLAVGDVTRAISEQNLTVAAGQIGAPPAPAGQNFQLVVNTQGRLLNAEEFENIVVYRSGEKLVRLKSVVRDTKVVDGLSVKGIELGARSYDSESFLDGQPAVGLPIYQLPGANAFETAQLVRNTMKKLEANFPEGIKYAIVFDPTVAVEASVAEVVKTLIEALVLVAIVVMVFLQNWRAAVIPMLAVPVALIGTLAAMYVLGYSINNLTLFGMVLAIGIVVDDAIVVVEAVEFHMARGMTPLAATQLAMQEVSGAIIGVSLVLVAVFVPSLLIPGITGLFFKQFAVVVAVSTLLSAFNSLTLSPALCPLLLKPHGHPPAESEESHAATTPARRMDALPAFGVSLIVGLIAAHFFGDVLGGLLPKTWSHFTKEIVVFLIAMIPGYFSTQAVNWLLSWFFLYFNWGFDKTIEGYGWSVNRMIRLSLIMMVVYVGLIGMTIRGFSRVPAGFIPQQDQGYLVVNIQLPDGASVERSRRVIEKLNDICLGPALPDGTRDRSQGIKGIQNVIGLAGFSIFATANISNTGGAYITLDPFEDRKGLHADAIMNELNKKLSQIEEGSATAFGAPPIMGLGNAGGFKMQIQDRQNYGLGVLEGMTWNLAFAAMKEPGIPSAFSTFRASSPQLNVKIDADRAFKLGVSDKDVKDALQVYLGSAYVNDITLLNRNWQVNVQADSSFRDQEEDIYKLKVRNSKGDMVPLAALVKVERIQGPSKVNRYNMYPAADLSGFTIPTIITTGQALDRMEQIAKRDLPPNMTYEWTDMAYQQVQAANTKVQIPGVFTFQGDSTVIVFGLSTLLAFLVMAYIYESFLLPLSVVLIVPMCLFSAVIGLGIARLDLNIFTQIGLVVLVGLASKNAILIVEFAKQKREEGKPRWEAALQAAKLRLRPILMTSFAFILGVVPLVIAEGAGAEMRRALGTAVFSGMIGVTIFGIFFTPVFYVLMQRLRDR
- a CDS encoding RNA polymerase sigma factor translates to MRDPSQIQREAFLRQAVLRGDEAAWKVLYDDSFVLLERYILWRCGQRRDWAEEIVQETWLIAVRKIREFDQQQAQFARWLSGIAGNLLRNQLRKWLKDVKRRSPLIDEAREDSPVENDGERIALALSELSERNERVLKQKYLEQLTVEQIASDWGETPKAIESLLTRAREAFREAFERKVDHASK